The following coding sequences lie in one Spinacia oleracea cultivar Varoflay chromosome 1, BTI_SOV_V1, whole genome shotgun sequence genomic window:
- the LOC110803325 gene encoding trans-Golgi network-localized SYP41-interacting protein 1 isoform X1, whose product MDKKPNRTDLLTAGRKKLQQYRQKKDNKGKDGKGKDGKTSNRSTSKADKPEENDAGANLVSSANTMKAESSQVPAVEIESSENSLDFSVDTHKPLDNSEGVSADSQNNGDPTGLDSVSAEKALNHELDCTTPNEEREVEIKAREVEGSETSGSTEFNTVHVDVLAPSPESAPDAESIAEMVAADSVEVKSLLEGDQVSVVGAMQDADSFDPTHSDRSVELELGRDEMPPVSNANSEKLIALHPEVEFGVSAAAISGFVGDHETVEVSIPAETIPAVPKTASLTELNRQGEDVTNRSFDENSFYLQSVTESRYFEREGNHAHFNQIAVEGYDETNLLEGSGVVDVKSHKDVESNLGDSMENRSMGSGVQSNPLYLVQLAEVLKRLPEGDFRYLIKSREITDQGNFSVPRNGMVALSETIQEQLYLANISKDFFYLQLLEQNDSKTDYNLDEVPALTALLTNVQECNKNLSVELAQCRSELEVAISEKLNFQNMYHYAKEESAESSAKVDELEIKLDDSVTHISSLSADLANSKVLLEASQSEHEKLLKSLESVSEQRKKFEEAMQHYSHENQKLSVDMADSSAQLDTLKQEITNLKVILASVTDERKKFEEEKVLLSHEKEMLLGDLADCRRVILTLQQENSGLNTSLAVLIEESKELKDHEEFLVQEFGRISTELVYYQDKMSMQYQEHVQLEAELREAMSRLEQISEENIVLRSSLEIHKARIAEIDSSQIQLSSVGTGSRTDIQIADTGDSVENFATEDTEAGLPSVSPAAGNGSDATSLSELQSGFSEGTLTLKRYLEEAEKLMQKLEKEVDGMHSHSVSLSRLSGKNTAPGVSKLIQAFETKANSDDHEPEERLSTESVGLLDPYFAAKEQISCLGDVFQALAQNVENVDALIMDESSRCKAAIVACGELEVEVESLKGISCNLEARNIELEVICGVMNQHAHDTEAKKTQLEDLCEVLNRQYADSQLQNIELHRKLTDTQSRITGLQDQLKELRKSSVEVASMILNEFEALQREMREHIYSVEREWNSSFAELVPMVQKLDTVVKSVATYPFPSEVSHDMNIFGRFSVSVTAACEVIQDWKSRLEAHDELSSSYTEVEEKLCVVNEERSFAIGLLQKISADMVNLLNVTVEHFKDSTTCFEENNQQNPLDGSYYEALIAKLCSLLGNILQLKESNNKLSSDLLKKAHDIEELNKRCLDTDTLLKLILDVKEILKVHDTEVNLDEAPVLNLQSLVLLLVQKFKELEEHASSSVNEVNSRVMELDELRGNVELLNSLKIQLENENLVLRASLIQAKDGFDVMQAELLHKVKELEQSEQRVSSVREKLSIAVAKGKGLVVQRDSLKQSLAEMSSELDKCSQELQLKDSRLLEVEEKLKDYSEAGERMEALESELTYIRNSATALRESFFLKDSSLQRIEEILEDLELPDHFHSKDILEKVDWLAKTVAGNSLPPDWDQRSSVGGGSFSDAGFVVTDGGKDDVQPASNLDDDPRRKYEELQTKFYELAEQNDMLEQSLMERNILVQRWEEILDRINTPTQIRSMEPEERIHWLGTAVSEADHHMRSLQQKIENLEDYSESLSNDLEKSQRKIYEVEAVLHEKESALSEADVHTNSLQQKIDNFESYCGSLSTDLKESRRRISELESSLHTVIQDKETLSSSLVTLTSDRDIALHTVEQYELELDSLRKEVVVLQGNLAKNLRNEDQLNQIESDLKRLQSLILDVLQDFETEDESSGVSNIQVLEKMIIKLVNRDREVDAEGQDLKAGVQERTLEHAAKSLMVTDMENEDLYGNDVMDKDDLKSRSGVHEGKNVADLSRELSEALDEIVMLREERDLYLQKNQSTVTELEQLDRRQKELQELLNQEEQKSASLREKLNLAVRKGKSLVQQRDGLKQNIEEMSTEINRLKSMMNGHESSLVESGQKIRDLCLQIEAYKAFEAENLSLKNRLIEVEQQLQQNSHTLSILLSRLGEINTGEGTNAHDPLQKLEGIVNMLSDLQHSAASFELEAKKSKKSAELLLAELNEVQERNDGLQEELEIAQNEISKLSKEKDLVNSAKIEALSHVSKLSGERENQLAELERLKSSVHEVKKVFFDISTVSEDMFAKDLELLHDVKAHMESRLEIGSDPVSAKDHGGLGSVNSRFKDFWSRTSWGNKIPDPIDESADVEVCKVIEQHLQQLKETITDFKERIHSHSMSLRTEAEWLSTAVGTMRNEVASQRSSLESIKDDNIHLESVGKEKDIEGVVLRRSISLLYETCISSILEIENKKAQLVGKNICVEDLRINLPALPTADGMNFSGVVLSSSEESVKSLADKLLVAVRDFVDIGIKGVEGQSKEMKTTISDLQQELQEKDIQRERICRELVSQIKEAESTAANCSRDLQSMTNYTHDLENKLKALGRDRTLLEQRVAELQEECLNSAELGEKVKSLSAVVDAKEQEIEALMQALEEEENQMESVRSEIEELEKTVRQKNIDLENVEASRAKALKKLSVTVSKFDELHHMSEGLLSEIENLQTQLQDRDAEISFLRQEVTRCTNDVLEATKMEKERFSGELNDFLTWLDTNFSCVLKRDAHAVDGNVSHHPEYKEQVQRDITSIISELEDLRLAAQSKDTLLQAERNKMEELLHRKEAIEASLHEKELYINSLQGVGVSGLGTSEIVEVEPVLNKWTPPVPSSQVRSLRKVNNDQVSIAIDTDAGSSGRIEDEEDDKVHGFKSLTTSRFVPRFTRPVSDMIDGLWVSCDRALMRQPAFRLGIMIYWAVLHAFLASFIV is encoded by the exons ATGGACAAGAAGCCGAACCGGACCGATCTTCTTACTGCTGGCCGCAAAAAG CTTCAACAATATCGTCAGAAAAAGGATAATAAAGGGAAGGATGGGAAAGGAAAAGATGGAAAAACCAGTAACAGGTCAACCAGTAAAGCTGATAAACCTGAAGAAAATGATGCTGGTGCGAATTTGGTTTCTTCCGCTAATACGATGAAAGCAGAGTCATCGCAAGTTCCTGCAGTGGAAATCGAATCATCAGAAAATTCTTTGGATTTTTCAGTTGATACTCATAAGCCTTTGGATAATTCAGAGGGTGTATCTGCTGATTCTCAGAATAATGGGGACCCAACAGGCTTGGATTCTGTGTCAGCAGAGAAGGCATTGAATCATGAACTTGACTGTACTACTCCCAATGAAGAAAGAGAGGTTGAGATAAAGGCTCGTGAAGTTGAAGGGTCTGAGACATCAGGGTCTACTGAATTCAACACAGTCCATGTTGATGTTTTGGCTCCCAGTCCTGAATCTGCCCCTGATGCAGAATCTATTGCTGAAATGGTTGCTGCTGATTCTGTTGAAGTGAAGAGTCTGCTCGAGGGAGATCAGGTATCAGTTGTAG GGGCAATGCAGGATGCTGACAGTTTTGATCCGACGCATTCTGATAGAAGTGTTGAGCTGGAGCTGGGAAGAGATGAAATGCCTCCAGTATCAAATGCCAACAGCGAAAAATTGATCGCTCTGCATCCTGAGGTGGAGTTTGGTGTTTCTGCTGCTGCAATCAGTGGGTTCGTAGGTGATCATGAAACTGTTGAGGTTTCTATTCCCGCTGAGACAATCCCTGCGGTTCCCAAAACAGCAAGTTTGACGGAACTGAATCGGCAAGGAGAAGATGTGACGAACAGGTCATTTGatgaaaattcattttatttgcaATCTGTGACTGAATCAAGATATTTTGAAAGAGAGGGAAATCATGCTCATTTTAATCAGATAGCTGTTGAAGGGTATGATGAGACTAATTTACTGGAAGGGTCTGGTGTAGTGGATGTTAAAAGTCACAAAGATGTTGAGAGCAATCTTGGAGACTCTATGGAGAACCGATCTATGGGCTCTGGTGTACAAAGCAACCCCTTGTACCTGGTTCAGCTGGCTGAGGTGCTGAAGAGGCTCCCCGAAGGTGATTTTAGGTACTTGATCAAGTCAAGAGAAATAACAGATCAGGGCAACTTTTCTGTGCCCAGGAATGGGATGGTTGCTCTTTCTGAGACAATACAGGAGCAGCTTTATCTAGCAAACATTTCAAAAGACTTTTTTTACTTGCAACTTCTTGAGCAAAATGATTCCAAAACTGATTATAATCTTGATGAAGTACCTGCTCTTACTGCATTGCTTACAAATGTTCAAGAATGTAATAAAAACCTTAGTGTAGAGCTTGCTCAGTGTAGATCTGAACTGGAGGTTGCTATCAGTGAGAAGCTGAATTTTCAGAACATGTATCATTATGCCAAGGAAGAAAGTGCGGAATCTTCTGCCAAAGTTGATGAGCTGGAGATCAAATTGGACGACTCTGTCACGCACATCTCCAGTCTTTCTGCAGATTTGGCAAACTCTAAGGTTTTATTGGAAGCTTCACAGTCGGAGCAtgaaaagctattgaaaagtttAGAATCTGTGTCCGAGCAGCGGAAAAAATTTGAGGAGGCAATGCAACATTATTCtcatgaaaatcaaaaactTTCAGTGGATATGGCTGATAGTAGTGCTCAATTGGACACATTGAAGCAGGAAATTACCAACTTGAAAGTCATTCTTGCTTCTGTTACTGATGAGAGGAAGAAGTTTGAGGAGGAAAAGGTGCTTCTTTCTCATGAAAAGGAGATGCTTTTAGGAGATTTGGCAGATTGCAGGAGAGTGATTCTGACTTTACAGCAAGAAAATTCTGGTTTGAATACAAGCCTTGCAGTCTTGATTGAAGAGAGCAAGGAACTGAAGGACCACGAGGAGTTTCTTGTCCAGGAGTTTGGGAGAATTTCTACTGAACTTGTTTATTACCAAGATAAGATGTCAATGCAATATCAGGAGCATGTCCAGCTTGAGGCTGAACTGAGAGAAGCAATGTCACGTCTTGAACAAATATCTGAGGAAAATATCGTTCTCCGCAGCAGCTTGGAAATTCATAAAGCTAGAATAGCTGAGATTGATAGCAGTCAAATTCAGCTTTCTTCTGTAGGGACTGGATCCAGGACTGATATTCAAATAGCTGATACTGGTGATTCTGTGGAAAATTTTGCAACAGAAGACACTGAAGCTGGATTACCGTCAGTTTCTCCTGCAGCTGGAAATGGCTCTGATGCCACATCCCTTAGTGAGCTGCAATCTGGTTTCAGTGAGGGCACTTTAACACTAAAGCGATATCTGGAGGAGGCTGAGAAATTGATGCAAAAACTTGAAAAGGAAGTTGACGGCATGCATTCCCACTCAGTATCTCTTAGTCGGTTATCTGGTAAAAATACAGCTCCAGGAGTATCGAAACTGATTCAAGCTTTTGAGACCAAAGCTAATAGTGACGACCACGAACCTGAGGAAAGGCTCTCAACTGAAAGTGTGGGGCTTCTTGATCCTTATTTTGCTGCAAAGGAGCAAATAAGTTGTTTGGGAGATGTATTTCAGGCCCTGGCTCAGAATGTTGAAAATGTGGATGCTCTGATCATGGATGAAAGTAGTAGATGTAAAGCTGCTATCGTCGCCTGTGGGGAGCTTGAGGTTGAAGTTGAATCTCTAAAGGGCATCAGTTGTAATCTTGAAGCAAGAAACATTGAGCTGGAAGTAATTTGCGGAGTTATGAATCAACATGCACATGATACTGAAGCAAAGAAAACCCAGCTTGAAGATTTATGTGAAGTCCTAAATAGACAATATGCAGATTCACAGTTGCAGAATATTGAACTTCATAGGAAATTGACTGACACTCAATCTAGAATTACTGGATTGCAGGATCAGCTGAAGGAGTTACGAAAAAGCTCGGTTGAGGTGGCCTCTATGATTCTTAATGAATTCGAAGCTTTGCAAAGGGAAATGAGAGAGCATATATATTCAGTAGAGAGGGAATGGAATTCTTCTTTTGCTGAGTTAGTTCCGATGGTTCAGAAGCTTGATACAGTTGTTAAATCTGTCGCTACGTACCCTTTTCCATCTGAGGTGAGCCATGATATGAATATATTTGGCCGCTTTTCTGTCTCCGTAACTGCTGCCTGTGAAGTGATTCAAGATTGGAAGTCAAGGCTAGAAGCTCATGATGAACTTTCTAGCTCATATACGGAAGTAGAGGAAAAGCTGTGTGTTGTTAATGAAGAACGCAGTTTTGCTATTGGTCTTTTGCAGAAAATTTCTGCTGATATGGTTAATTTGCTGAATGTCACTGTTGAACACTTCAAAGATAGTACAACTTGTTTTGAAGAGAACAACCAACAGAATCCATTGGATGGTAGTTATTATGAGGCTCTTATAGCTAAACTATGTAGTTTGCTTGGTAATATACTGCAGCTTAAGGAGTCAAACAACAAATTATCCTCCGACTTGTTGAAGAAAGCACATGACATCGAGGAACTGAACAAAAGGTGTCTGGACACTGATACATTATTAAAGCTCATTTTGGATGTCAAAGAAATTCTGAAGGTTCATGATACAGAGGTGAATTTAGATGAAGCACCCGTTTTAAATCTACAGTCTttagtgttgttgcttgttcaGAAATTCAAGGAGCTAGAAGAGCATGCCAGCTCATCAGTAAATGAAGTTAACTCTAGGGTGATGGAGCTTGATGAGTTGCGGGGCAATGTGGAGTTGTTGAACTCTTTGAAAATTCAGCTGGAGAATGAAAACCTTGTTCTCAGGGCAAGCTTGATCCAGGCAAAGGATGGCTTTGATGTTATGCAGGCTGAGTTACTGCACAAAGTGAAGGAGCTTGAGCAGTCAGAGCAGCGGGTTTCTTCTGTAAGAGAAAAGCTTAGTATCGCTGTTGCAAAAGGAAAAGGCTTGGTTGTGCAGCGTGACAGTCTTAAGCAATCTTTGGCAGAGATGTCAAGTGAACTTGATAAATGCTCACAGGAGTTGCAGTTGAAAGACTCTAGGCTTCTTGAGGTTGAAGAGAAATTGAAGGACTATTCAGAGGCTGGTGAACGCATGGAAGCTCTAGAATCTGAGCTGACATATATCCGTAACTCCGCAACGGCACTGAGAGAGTCGTTTTTTCTGAAAGATTCTTCCCTTCAGAGGATCGAGGAGATTTTGGAAGATCTGGAGCTGCCAGATCATTTTCACTCTAAAGACATCTTAGAGAAAGTTGATTGGCTAGCCAAAACAGTTGCAGGCAATTCTCTGCCGCCAGATTGGGACCAGAGGAGTTCTGTTGGAGGAGGGTCATTCTCAGATGCTGGCTTTGTTGTTACAGATGGAGGCAAGGATGATGTGCAACCTGCTTCAAATTTGGACGATGATCCAAGAAGAAAATATGAAGAGCTGCAGACAAAATTTTATGAATTGGCTGAACAAAATGACATGCTGGAGCAATCATTGATGGAAAGGAATATTTTGGTGCAGAGATGGGAGGAGATTTTGGATAGAATAAATACACCCACTCAGATACGATCTATGGAGCCTGAAGAAAGGATTCATTGGTTAGGAACTGCCGTGTCAGAGGCCGACCACCACATGAGGTCTCTTCAGCAGAAAATTGAGAACCTTGAGGATTATTCTGAATCACTGTCAAATGATCTAGAAAAATCACAGAGAAAAATATATGAAGTCGAAGCAGTTCTTCATGAGAAGGAAAGCGCACTGTCTGAAGCCGATGTCCACACAAATTCTCTTCAGCAGAAGATTGATAACTTTGAAAGTTATTGCGGGTCACTGTCCACAGACCTAAAAGAATCAAGAAGAAGAATATCTGAGCTTGAATCCTCTCTGCATACAGTAATTCAAGACAAGGAGACTCTTTCAAGTAGCTTGGTGACGTTGACTTCTGATCGTGACATAGCCTTGCACACAGTGGAGCAATATGAGCTTGAGCTGGACAGCTTAAGGAAAGAAGTTGTCGTTTTGCAGGGGAATTTAGCAAAGAACCTTAGAAATGAGGATCAGCTTAACCAGATTGAAAGTGACTTGAAGAGATTACAGAGCTTAATTCTTGATGTGCTTCAGGATTTTGAAACTGAAGATGAGTCCTCTGGTGTCAGTAACATTCAAGTCTTGGAAAAAATGATCATAAAGCTTGTGAATCGTGATAGAGAAGTTGATGCAGAAGGTCAAGATCTTAAAGCAGGCGTTCAGGAGCGCACGTTGGAGCATGCTGCAAAATCATTAATGGTGACAGATATGGAGAATGAGGATCTCTATGGAAATGATGTCATGGATAAAGATGATTTGAAGTCTAGAAGCGGAGTCCATGAGGGGAAAAATGTAGCAGATCTGAGTCGAGAGCTTTCTGAGGCTTTGGATGAAATAGTAATGCttagagaggagagagatttgTACTTGCAGAAGAATCAATCTACGGTGACTGAACTGGAACAATTAGATAGGAGACAGAAGGAACTCCAGGAGCTTCTTAATCAGGAAGAGCAGAAGTCAGCCTCTCTTCGTGAGAAGCTAAATCTTGCGGTTAGAAAAGGCAAGTCACTCGTCCAACAAAGAGACGGTCTAAAGCAGAACATTGAAGAGATGAGTACCGAAATTAATCGATTGAAATCTATGATGAACGGCCATGAATCTTCTCTCGTGGAGTCTGGTCAGAAAATAAGGGACTTGTGTCTCCAGATAGAAGCATACAAAGCATTTGAAGCTGAGAACTTATCCTTGAAAAATCGCCTGATAGAAGTTGAGCAACAGTTACAGCAAAACAGCCATACATTGAGCATACTGCTTAGCAGACTAGGTGAGATCAACACCGGTGAAGGAACTAATGCTCATGATCCACTGCAGAAGTTAGAAGGAATTGTAAATATGTTATCTGATCTACAACACTCTGCCGCATCTTTTGAGCTCGAGGCAAAGAAATCCAAAAAGTCCGCAGAGCTTCTGTTGGCTGAGTTAAATGAAGTTCAGGAAAGGAATGATGGTCTGCAAGAAGAACTGGAAATAGCCCAGAATGAGATCTCAAAACTCTCCAAGGAAAAGGATCTTGTGAATTCAGCCAAAATTGAAGCTCTTTCTCATGTAAGCAAATTAtctggagagagagagaatcaACTTGCTGAACTGGAGAGGTTAAAATCCAGTGTGCATGAAGTGAAAAAAGTCTTTTTTGATATATCTACTGTCAGTGAAGACATGTTCGCAAAGGATTTAGAGCTTCTGCATGATGTGAAGGCACATATGGAGTCTCGCTTGGAAATTGGCTCAGATCCGGTATCTGCAAAAGATCATGGTGGCCTGGGCTCTGTTAATTCCAGATTCAAG GATTTCTGGTCAAGAACTTCATGGGGCAATAAGATCCCTGATCCTATAGATGAGAGTGCTGACGTTGAAGTCTGTAAGGTTATTGAACAGCATCTTCAGCAGCTTAAAGAAACGATTACTGATTTTAAGGAGAGAATACACAGTCATTCAATGTCATTGAGAACGGAGGCTGAGTGGTTATCGACTGCTGTTGGCACCATGCGAAACGAAGTTGCTTCTCAAAGGAGCTCCTTGGAATCTATCAAGGATGACAATATCCATTTGGAATCAGTCGGGAAAGAAAAAGACATCGAGGGAGTTGTATTGCGTAGAAGTATATCTCTTCTTTATGAAACATGCATTAGCTCCATTTTGGAGATTGAAAATAAAAAGGCACAACTGGTTGGAAAGAATATTTGTGTTGAGGATCTGAGAATCAACTTGCCTGCTTTACCTACAGCTGACGGCATGAACTTTAGTGGGGTTGTTCTCTCGTCTTCTGAGGAATCTGTAAAATCTCTAGCTGATAAGCTATTGGTGGCTGTACGAGATTTTGTTGATATCGGAATAAAGGGCGTTGAAGGGCAAAGCAAAGAGATGAAAACTACAATATCAGATTTGCAGCAGGAGCTTCAAGAAAAGGATATCCAAAGGGAACGAATATGCAGGGAGCTTGTTAGCCAAATCAAGGAAGCTGAATCTACTGCAGCAAATTGTTCTCGTGATCTTCAATCAATGACGAATTATACTCATGATTTGGAGAACAAGCTGAAAGCACTAGGCAGAGACAGGACTTTGTTGGAACAAAGGGTTGCTGAATTACAGGAGGAATGTCTCAATTCGGCTGAGTTAGGGGAAAAGGTTAAGTCATTGTCTGCTGTGGTAGATGCTAAAGAACAAG AAATTGAAGCTCTGATGCAAGCACTAGAGGAGGAGGAGAATCAGATGGAATCCGTGAGAAGTGAGATTGAAGAGCTGGAAAAAACAGTGCGGCAGAAGAATATAGATTTGGAGAATGTAGAGGCTTCTCGTGCTAAGGCCCTTAAGAAGCTCTCTGTTACTGTGAGCAAGTTTGATGAGCTGCACCATATGTCCGAAGGTCTTCTCTCTGAAATTGAAAATCTTCAAACACAGTTGCAAGACCGAGATGCAGAAATTTCCTTCTTAAGGCAAGAGGTCACTAGATGCACTAATGATGTCTTAGAAGCGACAAAGATGGAAAAAGAACGATTTTCTGGTGAACTTAATGATTTTTTGACTTGGTTGGATACAAACTTCTCTTGTGTTCTGAAACGTGACGCCCATGCTGTTGATGGGAATGTCAGTCATCATCCTGAATACAAGGAGCAAGTTCAGAGAGACATAACATCCATAATATCCGAACTGGAAGACTTGCGGCTTGCAGCACAAAGTAAGGATACACTTCTACAAGCAGAACGGAATAAGATGGAAGAGTTATTACACAGAAAAGAGGCTATTGAAGCATCGCTACATGAGAAGGAGCTATATATAAATTCCCTCCAGGGTGTTGGGGTCTCTGGATTAGGAACCTCTGAAATCGTCGAGGTTGAACCAGTG TTGAACAAATGGACACCACCAGTTCCTTCTTCTCAAGTCCGGAGTTTACGCAAAGTGAACAATGACCAAGTGTCTATTGCTATTGATACAGATGCTGGAAGTTCTGGTAGAATCGAGGATGAAGAAGATGATAAAG TCCATGGCTTCAAATCACTTACAACATCGAGGTTTGTCCCAAGATTCACAAGGCCTGTCAGTGATATGATTGATGGTCTATG GGTTTCTTGTGACCGAGCACTAATGCGGCAACCTGCTTTTCGCCTCGGCATCATGATTTATTGGGCTGTATTGCATGCATTTCTAGCCTCATTCATAGTTTGA